A genomic stretch from Anaerolinea thermophila UNI-1 includes:
- a CDS encoding glycoside hydrolase family 2 TIM barrel-domain containing protein: protein MTSLNDWENPAVQGIHREPMHATLLPYSDVADALRNERERSPYFLLLNGSWKFHFSPTPEDAPAGFEAPDFDDSAWDTLPVPSNWQVLGYGIPRYLASSYAFDTSACPKVPHDTNETGSYRLTFSVPETWRERQVFLVFEGVDSAFYVYLNGKMVGFSKDSRLPAEFNITPYLKEGENVLAVRVFRWSDGSYLEDQDMWFLSGIFRDVYLIARPPAHIRDFVIHTPLTDDYRHARLEVTLFLKNQSARSFQGLTLEAALYDPAGNPAHGWVRSATFDLLGESEETFVLSDDVPDAALWTAETPNLYTLILSLRDAHGNLLEVLRHPVGFRTVEVHDGKIFVNGSPIILRGVNRHEHLPQSGHAITVESMIQDILLMKQANINAVRTSHYPNDPRWYDLCDQYGLYLIDEANIESHGLWDRFAKDPAWRTAFLERGSRMVIRDRNHPSVIIWSMGNESGYGENHAALAEWMHTHDPTRPVHYESARNEPYLDILSAMYPRLDQLVEYATAPGETRPFVLCEYAHAMGNSPGNLKDYWDIIETYPRLCGAFVWDWVDQGLERTTPDGRRWYAYGGDFGDSPSDFSFCCNGIVFPDRTPHPAYWEVKKVYEPVRVEAVDALQGRLSLRNRYAFRDLSHLTLRWQVTSAGEVWQSGEMPVPPVSAGESREIVLPLESLPDESKHEVILEVSFRLKEDEPWAPAGHEVAWEQIVLPIPRTAPLPVPLEKMPALTVKEDGAQVTLNGGAVTACFDRAAGKLVSLQIEGRELLAQAPKVQIWRAPTENDLNTWGDERAALRWRAAGYDQLEESVSQVLFRALSPYSARMVVHSRLAVPNHITLPPFETAEQRLRLFQNGLNVYFDDAALDALIARLGVKDDLPKKVEKTARTQALVQVMAQSGRIADLLETARAFLLERGQSLPYDVQELLSRGVSDIYLPRAAFDLTTTYTFYTSGDLLIEVDFVPAVSGLPFLPRLGIEAVLQPGMERVQWYGRGPHEAYSDRQESARVGVYQMHVDDLFVPYVVPQENGTRSEVRWVCLRDEAGNGLGVCAEAPFFFSAHHYTVEDLAQARHPHELTRVPEVILHVDPFHSGLGSASCGPGRLERDQVKAEEHYFRLRLRPLMADDSPWALSRQRL, encoded by the coding sequence ATGACTTCTTTGAACGATTGGGAAAACCCCGCCGTGCAGGGCATCCACCGCGAACCCATGCACGCCACCCTTCTGCCGTATTCCGATGTTGCCGACGCCCTGCGCAATGAGCGCGAGCGCAGTCCTTACTTCCTTTTACTGAACGGTTCGTGGAAATTCCACTTTTCCCCTACCCCTGAAGACGCCCCCGCCGGTTTCGAAGCCCCCGACTTCGACGACTCAGCCTGGGATACCCTGCCCGTGCCTTCCAACTGGCAGGTGCTGGGCTACGGCATCCCCCGCTATCTGGCGTCCAGTTACGCCTTCGATACCAGCGCCTGCCCCAAAGTGCCGCACGACACCAACGAGACCGGTTCGTACCGCCTGACCTTCTCCGTGCCGGAGACGTGGCGCGAGCGTCAGGTCTTCCTCGTCTTTGAAGGCGTGGACTCGGCGTTCTACGTGTACCTCAACGGCAAAATGGTCGGCTTCAGCAAGGACAGCCGCCTGCCCGCCGAGTTCAACATCACCCCTTACCTGAAAGAGGGTGAGAACGTGCTGGCGGTGCGCGTCTTCCGCTGGTCGGACGGCAGTTACCTGGAAGATCAGGACATGTGGTTCCTCTCCGGCATCTTCCGCGATGTCTATCTGATTGCCCGCCCGCCGGCGCACATCCGCGATTTCGTCATCCACACCCCCCTCACCGATGACTACCGCCACGCCCGCCTGGAAGTGACCCTCTTCCTCAAGAACCAGTCCGCCCGCTCTTTCCAGGGATTGACGCTGGAAGCCGCCCTCTACGACCCGGCGGGCAACCCCGCGCACGGCTGGGTGCGCTCGGCAACCTTTGACCTGCTTGGCGAGTCCGAGGAAACCTTCGTCCTCTCCGACGATGTACCCGATGCCGCCCTGTGGACGGCGGAAACCCCCAACCTGTACACCCTCATCCTCTCCCTGCGCGACGCGCACGGCAACCTGCTGGAAGTCCTGCGCCACCCGGTGGGCTTCCGCACCGTCGAGGTACACGACGGCAAAATTTTCGTCAACGGCAGTCCCATCATCCTGCGCGGCGTCAACCGCCACGAACACCTGCCGCAGAGTGGTCATGCCATCACCGTAGAGTCGATGATTCAGGACATCCTCTTAATGAAGCAAGCCAACATCAACGCCGTGCGCACCAGCCACTACCCCAACGACCCGCGCTGGTACGACCTGTGCGACCAGTACGGCTTGTACCTGATTGACGAAGCCAACATCGAATCCCACGGCTTGTGGGATCGCTTTGCCAAAGACCCCGCCTGGCGCACCGCCTTCCTGGAGCGCGGAAGCCGCATGGTGATTCGCGACCGCAACCACCCCTCGGTGATCATCTGGTCGATGGGCAACGAATCCGGCTACGGCGAAAACCACGCCGCGCTGGCAGAGTGGATGCACACCCACGACCCCACCCGACCGGTGCATTACGAATCGGCGCGCAATGAGCCTTACCTCGACATCCTCAGCGCCATGTACCCGCGCCTGGATCAACTGGTGGAGTACGCCACCGCCCCCGGCGAGACCCGCCCCTTTGTGCTGTGCGAGTACGCCCACGCCATGGGCAACAGTCCCGGCAACCTCAAGGACTACTGGGACATCATCGAGACCTACCCGCGCCTGTGCGGCGCCTTCGTCTGGGACTGGGTGGATCAGGGACTGGAACGCACCACCCCCGACGGACGGCGCTGGTACGCCTACGGCGGCGACTTTGGCGATTCCCCCTCGGACTTTTCCTTCTGCTGTAACGGCATCGTCTTCCCCGACCGCACCCCGCACCCCGCCTACTGGGAAGTCAAAAAGGTCTATGAGCCGGTGCGCGTGGAAGCCGTGGATGCCCTGCAGGGACGCCTGAGCCTGCGCAACCGCTACGCCTTCCGCGACTTGAGCCACCTGACCCTGCGCTGGCAGGTGACCAGCGCGGGCGAGGTCTGGCAGAGCGGCGAGATGCCCGTTCCGCCCGTATCCGCCGGCGAAAGCCGCGAAATCGTCCTGCCGCTGGAGTCTTTGCCCGACGAAAGCAAGCATGAAGTCATTCTGGAAGTATCCTTCCGCCTGAAAGAGGATGAACCCTGGGCGCCCGCCGGTCATGAAGTTGCCTGGGAGCAAATTGTCCTGCCCATCCCGCGCACTGCCCCGCTCCCCGTGCCGCTTGAGAAGATGCCCGCGCTGACGGTCAAAGAAGACGGCGCGCAGGTCACCCTCAACGGCGGCGCGGTCACGGCGTGCTTCGACCGCGCCGCGGGGAAACTGGTCTCCCTGCAAATCGAAGGGCGCGAACTGCTGGCGCAGGCGCCAAAGGTGCAGATCTGGCGCGCGCCCACCGAAAATGACCTCAACACCTGGGGAGACGAGCGCGCCGCCCTGCGCTGGCGCGCCGCGGGCTACGATCAACTGGAAGAGAGCGTCTCGCAGGTGCTTTTCCGCGCCCTCAGCCCTTACAGCGCGCGCATGGTGGTGCATTCGCGCCTGGCAGTGCCGAATCACATCACCCTGCCGCCCTTTGAAACCGCCGAACAGCGCCTGCGCCTGTTCCAGAACGGCTTGAACGTGTACTTTGACGATGCCGCCCTGGACGCGCTGATTGCCCGCCTGGGAGTGAAGGACGACCTGCCCAAGAAGGTGGAGAAAACTGCCCGCACCCAAGCCCTGGTGCAGGTGATGGCGCAGAGCGGGCGCATCGCCGACCTGCTGGAAACTGCCCGCGCCTTCCTGCTGGAGCGCGGTCAAAGCCTGCCCTACGACGTGCAGGAACTGCTCTCCCGCGGGGTGAGCGACATCTACCTGCCGCGCGCCGCCTTCGACCTGACCACCACCTATACCTTCTACACCAGCGGCGACCTGCTCATCGAGGTGGATTTCGTCCCCGCGGTGAGCGGCTTGCCCTTCCTGCCGCGCCTGGGCATCGAAGCCGTCTTACAGCCCGGCATGGAGCGGGTGCAGTGGTACGGGCGCGGTCCTCATGAAGCCTACAGCGACCGGCAGGAAAGCGCCCGCGTGGGCGTGTACCAGATGCACGTGGATGACCTGTTTGTGCCGTATGTCGTCCCGCAGGAAAACGGCACCCGCAGTGAAGTGCGCTGGGTGTGCCTGCGCGACGAAGCCGGCAACGGGCTGGGCGTGTGCGCCGAAGCCCCCTTCTTCTTCAGCGCCCACCACTACACCGTTGAAGACCTCGCGCAAGCCCGCCACCCGCATGAATTGACCCGCGTGCCGGAAGTCATCCTGCACGTGGACCCCTTCCACTCCGGCTTGGGCAGTGCCTCGTGCGGTCCCGGCAGGCTGGAGCGGGATCAGGTGAAGGCGGAAGAGCATTACTTCCGCCTGCGCCTGCGTCCACTGATGGCTGACGACTCGCCCTGGGCGTTGAGCCGCCAGCGCCTGTAA
- a CDS encoding MG2 domain-containing protein, with amino-acid sequence MSRKTLVWLILTALILVGAVVLVERVVHYASLPSNLPPQEVVVVGQNRFIPGTQAALRLQVRDPFKGNPIPDAEVSLALRPKAGGNALTLYTGRSDANGMVEASFVVPMVDAPEQTLLVTSKSPLGTEQLEQPVHVAREYRVLLSSDKPLYQPGQVIHLRALALDAFDLRPAAGRDITLTIADGKGNKVFRKTLTTSAYGAAWTDFQLADEVNTGEYKITAQMGNTSSEKTVRVERYVLPKFKVEMRTERTYYQPGQHVNGTLTANYFFGKPVAGGEVTLEGYTFDVQRNTVFTLEGTTDEQGQYTFAFDLPVFMTGSELEGGMGRFYLQATVTDGARHAETANLSLPVSANGLVVDIVPEGGYVRAGLENIFYLFTRYPDGTPAEATVQVTFTDSNTTFTVQTDAYGLGEVRVIPPQPYVYITLQAQDRRGASAYREVSFEGEWTGESIILRPDKPVYRVGETMNLTLFSTQAQGTVYLDIVRGGQTLSTRSVPLQGGRAEVAVDLSPEMYGTLELHAYKILPSGTITRDTRLVVVDPANDLSLAVQPGQDTYRPGEDAQLDVQVSGADGAGVAAALGIAIVDESVFALAEQDPGFARLYFLLESEILTPRYDLHGYELPDLAYSQRFEQTSPTLRQDVERAARASLAEAVRAGGKSAFSLAASSRPQSLNRARQMQVSFFNRLSGVFFPVFLLTAAGAVFGVVCALARQKRFWRSFFTALGILLGLILLILLIPWGNYSWDRSIGGRLTGFLQTFFEKMDALIVLFPLVGLLGISGLAGTAIRRRDWTLGGTVLLLVLAFVSLVLFLIAGRFGNRFPSSGGLISLLIFYLLVMLSGWVRTAGFLWERAFTPAFFGAALAIFLTLGWTPMLMMMGAASAPAPMAEDFGVPERRLVQGAVPMAPQPTLAPGMVMEKGVESGGESQQPAQQEPRLRQYFPETMIWIPDAVTDENGFLRLNFPVADSITTWRITALASSADGRLGSVDAPLRVFQDFFIDLDLPLALTVGDEIAVPVGVYNYLPEPQTVRLVLEQAEWFDLLDEPEKSMTIGANEVSVVYFRIRAKAFGAQPFKVTAYGSRLSDAILKSVQVYPDGKPIRLSASDRLEAGKPFQQSFFFPPEAIPGTQKVLVKVYPGVFSQVVEGLESLLRMPFGCFEQTSSITYPNVLALDYLRTSGKSAPEVEMKAEEYINLGYQRLTTFEVAGGGFSLFGNPPADRMLTAYGLQEFADMARVHPVDEALVRRAADWLMSQQASDGSWENDRGLVHENTWQSLGNDRLPVTAYVVWSLIDAGFVDESATQRGIIYLHGHLNEAKDPYVLGLVANALVAADRAHGADIGTDANAALGELALQAQRNGSQVFWQSSVATFTGAEGRTGSIETTALAALAMLRAQVYPDLTNGALAYLIAQKDSFGTWHSTQATVLSLKALLEGIRMGGEKMDARVTLTLNGGQTRTLQVTPDNFDVVQMVTFDDVPLGRENVVEMTMEGQGNLMAQVVGSYYLPWSQMSRYPDLFPMDEGLDLRVTYDRTELSVADTVTVQVAATLKQEGARAEAVMLDLGIPPGFSVMTEDLDALVTRYSDVLPAETRLERYELTGRQVLIYLTGMKGGEPFTFTYRLRARFPLRAQAPSALAYDYYNPQQQGELPPQLLVVNP; translated from the coding sequence ATGTCCCGGAAAACGCTGGTCTGGTTGATTCTCACTGCTCTGATTCTGGTCGGAGCGGTGGTACTGGTTGAGCGGGTGGTGCATTACGCCAGCCTGCCCAGCAACCTGCCCCCCCAGGAAGTTGTCGTGGTGGGGCAGAATCGTTTTATCCCCGGCACGCAGGCGGCACTGCGCCTGCAGGTGCGCGACCCCTTCAAAGGCAATCCCATTCCCGATGCCGAAGTCAGCCTGGCACTGCGCCCCAAAGCCGGCGGCAATGCCCTGACCCTGTACACCGGCAGGAGCGATGCCAACGGCATGGTGGAAGCCTCTTTTGTTGTGCCAATGGTGGATGCGCCCGAGCAAACCCTGCTGGTGACGTCCAAATCCCCGCTGGGTACGGAGCAACTGGAGCAACCCGTCCATGTGGCGCGCGAGTACCGCGTCCTGCTGAGCAGTGATAAGCCGCTCTACCAGCCCGGGCAGGTGATTCACCTGCGCGCGCTGGCGCTGGACGCCTTCGACCTGCGCCCGGCGGCAGGGCGCGACATCACCCTGACCATCGCCGATGGCAAGGGCAACAAGGTCTTCCGCAAGACGCTGACCACCTCAGCCTACGGCGCGGCGTGGACGGACTTTCAACTGGCGGATGAGGTCAACACCGGTGAGTACAAAATCACCGCGCAGATGGGCAACACCAGCAGTGAAAAGACCGTGCGCGTGGAGCGCTACGTCCTGCCCAAGTTCAAGGTGGAGATGCGCACCGAGCGCACCTACTACCAGCCCGGTCAGCACGTCAACGGCACCCTGACGGCGAACTACTTCTTCGGCAAGCCGGTGGCGGGCGGCGAGGTGACCCTGGAAGGCTACACCTTCGACGTCCAGCGCAACACCGTCTTCACCCTGGAAGGCACGACCGACGAGCAGGGGCAGTACACCTTTGCGTTCGACCTGCCCGTCTTCATGACGGGGAGCGAACTGGAAGGCGGTATGGGGCGCTTTTACCTGCAAGCCACCGTCACCGATGGCGCGCGCCACGCCGAGACGGCGAACCTCTCCCTGCCGGTCAGCGCAAACGGATTGGTAGTGGACATTGTCCCCGAGGGCGGGTATGTGCGCGCCGGTTTGGAGAACATCTTCTACCTCTTCACCCGCTACCCCGACGGCACGCCCGCCGAAGCCACCGTGCAGGTGACCTTTACCGACAGCAATACCACCTTCACCGTGCAGACGGATGCCTACGGCCTGGGCGAGGTGCGCGTCATTCCCCCTCAGCCGTATGTGTACATCACCCTGCAGGCGCAGGATCGGCGCGGAGCAAGCGCCTACCGCGAGGTGAGTTTTGAGGGCGAATGGACGGGCGAGAGCATCATCCTGCGCCCGGATAAGCCCGTGTACCGCGTGGGCGAGACGATGAACCTGACCCTCTTCAGCACGCAGGCGCAGGGTACGGTGTATCTGGACATCGTGCGCGGCGGGCAGACCCTCAGCACGCGCAGTGTGCCGCTGCAGGGCGGGCGCGCCGAAGTGGCGGTGGATCTCTCGCCGGAGATGTACGGCACGCTGGAACTGCACGCCTATAAGATTTTGCCTTCCGGCACCATCACCCGCGACACCCGCCTGGTGGTGGTTGACCCGGCGAACGACCTCAGCCTTGCCGTCCAGCCCGGGCAGGATACCTATCGCCCCGGCGAGGACGCGCAACTGGATGTGCAGGTGAGCGGAGCGGACGGCGCGGGGGTTGCCGCGGCGCTGGGCATTGCCATTGTGGATGAATCGGTGTTTGCGCTGGCGGAGCAGGATCCCGGCTTTGCCCGCCTGTACTTCCTGCTGGAGTCCGAAATCCTCACCCCGCGCTACGACCTGCACGGCTACGAACTGCCCGATCTGGCGTACAGCCAGCGCTTTGAGCAAACCTCGCCCACCCTGCGGCAGGATGTGGAGCGGGCGGCGCGGGCATCGCTGGCAGAGGCGGTGCGTGCAGGTGGCAAGAGTGCCTTCAGTCTGGCGGCGTCCTCGCGCCCGCAGAGTCTCAACCGCGCCAGGCAAATGCAGGTGTCCTTCTTCAACCGCCTGAGCGGCGTGTTCTTCCCCGTCTTCCTGCTCACCGCCGCGGGAGCAGTCTTTGGTGTAGTCTGCGCGCTGGCGCGGCAGAAGCGCTTCTGGCGCAGTTTCTTCACCGCGCTGGGCATCCTGCTGGGCTTGATTCTGCTCATCCTGCTCATCCCGTGGGGTAACTATTCCTGGGATCGCTCCATCGGCGGGCGGTTGACGGGTTTCCTGCAAACCTTCTTTGAGAAAATGGATGCGCTCATTGTGCTGTTCCCGCTGGTGGGCTTGCTGGGCATCTCCGGGCTGGCTGGCACTGCCATCCGCCGCCGCGATTGGACGCTGGGCGGTACGGTGCTTCTGCTGGTGCTTGCCTTTGTCAGCCTGGTGCTGTTCCTGATTGCCGGGCGCTTTGGCAACCGTTTCCCGTCAAGCGGCGGGCTCATTTCTCTCTTAATCTTTTACCTGCTGGTGATGCTCAGCGGGTGGGTGCGCACGGCGGGCTTCCTCTGGGAGCGCGCCTTTACCCCGGCATTCTTCGGAGCGGCGCTGGCAATCTTCCTCACCCTGGGATGGACGCCCATGCTGATGATGATGGGCGCCGCCTCAGCCCCCGCGCCGATGGCGGAAGACTTTGGCGTTCCCGAACGCCGTCTGGTGCAGGGAGCCGTGCCGATGGCGCCGCAACCCACGCTTGCCCCCGGCATGGTGATGGAAAAAGGTGTGGAAAGCGGCGGGGAAAGCCAGCAACCCGCTCAGCAGGAACCGCGCCTGCGCCAGTACTTTCCCGAAACCATGATCTGGATTCCCGACGCCGTGACCGATGAGAACGGCTTCCTGCGCCTGAACTTCCCGGTTGCCGACAGCATCACCACCTGGCGCATCACCGCGCTGGCATCCAGCGCCGATGGCAGGCTGGGCAGTGTGGATGCTCCCCTGCGCGTCTTCCAGGATTTCTTCATTGACCTCGACCTGCCGCTGGCGCTGACGGTGGGCGATGAGATTGCCGTGCCGGTGGGGGTGTACAACTACCTGCCCGAACCGCAAACCGTGCGCCTGGTGCTGGAACAAGCCGAATGGTTCGACCTGCTGGACGAACCCGAAAAGAGCATGACCATCGGCGCGAATGAGGTCAGTGTGGTTTACTTCCGCATCCGCGCCAAAGCCTTCGGCGCGCAACCCTTCAAGGTGACGGCGTATGGCTCGCGCCTTTCGGATGCCATCCTCAAATCGGTGCAGGTCTATCCCGACGGCAAGCCCATCCGCCTGAGCGCTTCCGACCGTCTGGAAGCGGGCAAGCCTTTCCAGCAATCCTTCTTCTTCCCGCCCGAAGCCATCCCCGGCACGCAGAAAGTGCTGGTGAAGGTTTATCCGGGGGTGTTCAGTCAGGTGGTGGAAGGGCTGGAGAGTCTTCTGCGCATGCCTTTTGGGTGCTTTGAGCAGACGTCTTCGATTACCTATCCCAACGTGCTGGCGCTGGATTACCTGCGCACTTCGGGAAAAAGCGCGCCGGAAGTGGAGATGAAAGCCGAGGAATACATCAACCTGGGGTATCAGCGCCTGACCACCTTTGAGGTGGCGGGCGGCGGCTTCTCGCTGTTCGGCAATCCGCCCGCCGACCGCATGCTCACCGCCTACGGCTTGCAGGAATTTGCCGACATGGCGCGCGTGCATCCGGTGGATGAGGCGCTGGTGCGCCGCGCCGCCGACTGGCTGATGAGCCAGCAAGCCAGCGATGGCTCTTGGGAGAACGACCGCGGGCTGGTGCATGAAAACACCTGGCAGTCGCTGGGCAACGACCGCCTGCCGGTGACCGCCTACGTGGTGTGGAGTTTGATTGACGCCGGTTTCGTGGACGAAAGCGCCACGCAAAGGGGGATCATTTACCTGCACGGTCACCTCAACGAGGCGAAAGACCCCTACGTGCTGGGTCTGGTTGCCAATGCGCTGGTTGCCGCCGACCGCGCGCACGGCGCAGACATCGGCACCGATGCCAACGCCGCGCTGGGAGAACTGGCACTGCAGGCTCAGCGCAACGGCTCGCAGGTTTTCTGGCAGAGCAGTGTGGCGACCTTTACCGGCGCAGAAGGGCGCACCGGCAGTATCGAGACCACGGCACTGGCGGCGCTGGCGATGTTACGCGCCCAGGTCTATCCCGACCTGACCAACGGCGCACTGGCGTACCTGATTGCTCAGAAGGACTCGTTCGGCACCTGGCACAGCACCCAGGCTACCGTGCTGTCGCTCAAAGCCCTGCTGGAAGGCATCCGCATGGGGGGTGAGAAAATGGATGCGCGCGTCACCCTGACGCTCAACGGCGGGCAGACGCGCACCCTGCAGGTGACGCCGGACAACTTCGACGTGGTGCAGATGGTGACCTTTGACGATGTGCCGCTGGGACGCGAGAACGTGGTGGAGATGACCATGGAAGGGCAGGGCAACCTGATGGCGCAGGTGGTGGGCAGTTACTACCTGCCCTGGAGCCAGATGAGCCGTTACCCCGACCTTTTCCCGATGGATGAAGGGCTGGACTTGCGGGTGACCTACGACCGCACCGAGTTAAGCGTGGCTGATACCGTCACCGTGCAGGTGGCGGCAACCCTCAAACAGGAAGGCGCACGCGCCGAAGCGGTGATGCTCGATTTGGGCATTCCGCCGGGTTTCAGCGTGATGACCGAAGACCTGGATGCGCTGGTGACGCGCTACAGCGACGTCCTGCCTGCCGAGACGCGCCTGGAGCGCTACGAACTCACCGGGCGGCAGGTGCTGATTTACCTGACCGGCATGAAAGGCGGCGAACCCTTCACCTTCACCTACCGTTTGCGGGCGCGCTTCCCCCTGCGGGCGCAGGCGCCCTCGGCGCTGGCGTACGATTACTACAACCCGCAACAGCAGGGCGAACTGCCGCCGCAGTTGCTGGTGGTCAACCCGTAA
- a CDS encoding RNA polymerase sigma factor — protein MEEAALLEKARAFDLDALAEVYDRYSPPLYLYALRLLGDEALAEECVADTFHRFLQALRHGGGPQSHLQAYLYRMAHNWITDIFRRNPARWQELAEDETTPEQANSPSLEAQADLLLERERVRRALMALTPDQRQVVVLKFLEGWDNEAIARAVGKPVGAVKSLQHRALASLRRWLGKEEQG, from the coding sequence ATGGAGGAAGCCGCTCTGCTGGAGAAAGCCCGCGCCTTCGACCTGGACGCGCTGGCGGAGGTGTATGACCGCTACAGCCCGCCCCTCTACCTTTATGCCCTGCGCCTGCTGGGGGATGAAGCCCTGGCGGAGGAATGCGTTGCCGACACCTTCCACCGCTTTTTACAGGCACTGCGCCACGGAGGGGGCCCACAAAGCCATCTGCAGGCTTATCTGTACCGCATGGCGCACAACTGGATCACCGACATCTTTCGGCGCAACCCCGCCCGCTGGCAGGAACTGGCAGAGGACGAAACCACCCCGGAACAGGCAAACTCCCCCTCGCTGGAAGCGCAGGCAGACCTTCTCCTGGAACGGGAACGGGTGCGCCGCGCCCTGATGGCGCTCACCCCCGATCAACGGCAGGTGGTGGTACTGAAATTCCTCGAAGGTTGGGACAATGAAGCCATCGCCCGCGCAGTGGGAAAACCTGTAGGCGCGGTCAAGTCTCTGCAACACCGCGCTCTGGCATCTCTGCGGCGATGGCTGGGAAAGGAAGAGCAAGGATGA
- a CDS encoding DUF5667 domain-containing protein: protein MREKFTPEEKKVLQTLEALRVVPERRAESHARGKEAFLAEARRMKSEGIPVSPAPVARLTVWNRLFGTKKEVFRMSPLVTLMLIVSLLFGGTGVTAVAAQNSLPDEPLYPVKLLTEQVRTELTTREQAQLALMLELANRRAEEANRLMAMGKAPSEALLARWQTHLEQATRLALQLGDEEARQALLRVQETLRQQMQWASSTASPARVREMLQEQQRLVEQGIAEPEQLRQRLRQNAPMQTAEPGENRNPWTDETPTPGSGYGPGPGTGDCTTCTPTGGGSQNPWTDETPTPGSGYGPGPGTGDCTTCTPTGGGSQNPWTDGTPTPGSGYGPGPGNESGGNRKP from the coding sequence ATGAGAGAAAAATTCACGCCCGAAGAAAAGAAAGTCCTGCAAACGCTGGAAGCGCTCCGCGTGGTGCCGGAACGCCGTGCCGAATCGCATGCCCGCGGAAAAGAAGCCTTTCTTGCCGAAGCCCGCAGGATGAAATCCGAAGGCATACCCGTATCTCCAGCCCCTGTTGCCCGTCTTACTGTATGGAACAGGTTATTCGGCACAAAAAAGGAGGTATTTCGTATGTCCCCACTGGTCACTCTGATGTTGATTGTCTCCCTCTTGTTTGGAGGGACGGGCGTGACGGCGGTAGCCGCCCAGAACAGCCTGCCCGATGAGCCGCTTTATCCGGTCAAACTGCTCACCGAGCAGGTGCGCACCGAACTGACCACCCGCGAGCAGGCACAACTGGCGTTGATGCTGGAACTTGCCAACCGGCGCGCCGAAGAAGCCAACCGCCTGATGGCAATGGGCAAAGCCCCTTCCGAAGCCTTACTGGCGCGCTGGCAGACGCATCTGGAACAAGCCACCCGCCTTGCCCTGCAACTGGGCGATGAAGAAGCCCGCCAGGCGCTTCTGCGCGTGCAGGAAACCCTGCGCCAGCAGATGCAGTGGGCATCCTCAACCGCCTCGCCGGCAAGAGTGCGCGAGATGCTCCAGGAACAGCAGCGCCTGGTCGAACAGGGCATTGCCGAACCGGAGCAGTTACGCCAGCGCCTGCGCCAGAATGCGCCCATGCAGACCGCCGAGCCGGGCGAGAACCGCAACCCCTGGACGGATGAGACCCCCACCCCGGGTAGTGGCTATGGTCCCGGACCCGGCACGGGCGACTGCACCACCTGCACGCCCACCGGAGGCGGCAGCCAGAACCCCTGGACGGATGAGACCCCCACCCCGGGCAGTGGCTACGGTCCCGGACCCGGCACGGGCGACTGCACCACCTGCACGCCCACCGGAGGCGGCAGCCAGAACCCCTGGACGGATGGCACCCCCACCCCCGGCAGTGGCTACGGTCCCGGACCCGGCAATGAGAGCGGCGGCAACCGCAAGCCGTAA
- a CDS encoding glycerol-3-phosphate acyltransferase, which yields MDLWNILSFMALGFTLGSIPFAYILARVFTGRDVRAIGDGNPGAANAWKAGGWRIGLLAVFFDLCKGFLPLFLAQRAGLSEWALVPVALSPILGHALQPFLQFRGGKALAVSGGVWLAWIGPRVFPVYASLTLPVLALQEEHAWAAFSGTLALLAYALWLGTSPALMVFAALNMVLIGWTHRRELAHAPRPRAWVGHLLSRREA from the coding sequence ATGGATCTGTGGAACATCCTTTCCTTCATGGCATTGGGCTTCACGCTGGGGAGCATCCCCTTTGCGTACATCCTGGCGCGGGTGTTCACCGGCAGGGACGTGCGCGCCATTGGCGACGGCAACCCCGGGGCGGCAAACGCCTGGAAGGCGGGCGGCTGGCGCATTGGATTGCTGGCGGTGTTCTTTGACCTGTGCAAGGGCTTCCTGCCGCTCTTCCTGGCTCAACGCGCCGGGCTGAGCGAGTGGGCGCTGGTGCCGGTGGCGCTCTCGCCCATCCTCGGGCATGCCCTTCAGCCCTTTTTGCAGTTTCGCGGCGGCAAAGCCCTGGCGGTCAGCGGCGGGGTGTGGCTGGCGTGGATTGGTCCGCGGGTGTTCCCTGTTTACGCTTCGCTGACCCTGCCAGTGCTGGCTCTGCAGGAAGAACACGCCTGGGCGGCATTCTCCGGCACGCTGGCACTGCTGGCGTATGCTCTCTGGCTGGGGACTTCGCCCGCGCTGATGGTCTTTGCCGCGCTGAACATGGTGCTGATTGGCTGGACGCACCGCCGCGAACTGGCGCACGCTCCCCGTCCGCGCGCCTGGGTGGGACACCTGCTTTCGCGGAGGGAGGCATGA